From Anaerohalosphaera lusitana, one genomic window encodes:
- a CDS encoding adenine phosphoribosyltransferase, whose translation MDLKQYIRDIKDFPVQGILFRDITPLLGDKDAMSYAIDAIAEPYKNKNVDYVAAIEARGFIFGAAIAREIGAGFIPIRKPGKLPCRSEAMTYDLEYGSNTIEVHADAVKPGSRVLMFDDLLATGGTMKAACSLMERLGAEIVATAFLVELTDLPGRLMLQKYPIYSVISY comes from the coding sequence ATGGATCTAAAGCAATACATTCGAGACATAAAAGACTTCCCCGTCCAGGGCATTCTCTTTCGTGACATCACCCCCCTGCTCGGCGACAAGGACGCCATGTCCTACGCCATCGACGCCATCGCCGAACCCTACAAAAACAAGAACGTCGACTACGTCGCAGCCATCGAGGCACGCGGCTTCATCTTCGGCGCCGCAATAGCCCGCGAGATCGGCGCAGGCTTTATACCCATCCGCAAACCCGGCAAACTCCCCTGCCGCAGCGAAGCGATGACCTACGACCTCGAATACGGCAGCAACACCATCGAGGTCCACGCCGACGCCGTCAAACCCGGCAGCCGCGTCCTCATGTTCGACGACCTGCTCGCGACCGGCGGCACGATGAAAGCCGCATGCTCACTCATGGAACGTCTCGGCGCTGAAATAGTCGCCACCGCCTTCCTCGTCGAACTCACCGACCTGCCGGGCCGACTCATGCTTCAGAAATACCCCATCTATTCCGTGATCTCGTACTAA
- a CDS encoding sigma-70 family RNA polymerase sigma factor, with translation MAFDVTLKDYLKEIDESPLLTWEDEKELARRIHEEDDPLARERMVCSNLRLVVNIAKRFNGRGLTLGDLIEEGNIGLLRAVDSFDPEHGVRFSTYAAWWIKQGIKRSLLMNAQPIHIPTYMVELVNQYRQVSDKLKDELGRPASLKEMAEEMGLPQKKAKAVRDVVDMVDAGFQGDAASEENSGLDETLKDDKITVPDEILGSDEELAKAVDMLSEIDEREARILTLRFGIGGQEPLTLKEIGKVLGLTRERVRQIQASGLAKLNELMSQ, from the coding sequence ATGGCATTTGACGTCACACTAAAGGACTATCTCAAAGAAATAGACGAATCGCCGCTGCTAACATGGGAGGACGAAAAAGAGCTCGCCAGACGCATACACGAAGAAGACGACCCGCTCGCAAGAGAACGCATGGTCTGCAGCAATCTCCGCCTCGTCGTCAACATCGCAAAACGCTTCAACGGTCGCGGCCTCACACTCGGCGACCTCATCGAAGAAGGCAATATCGGACTTTTACGGGCCGTCGACTCGTTCGATCCCGAGCACGGCGTTCGCTTCAGCACATACGCTGCCTGGTGGATCAAGCAGGGCATAAAACGCTCCCTGCTCATGAACGCCCAGCCCATACATATCCCCACATACATGGTCGAACTAGTCAACCAGTACCGCCAGGTCTCCGACAAACTAAAGGACGAACTGGGCCGACCCGCCAGCCTCAAGGAAATGGCCGAAGAAATGGGCCTGCCCCAGAAAAAGGCCAAAGCCGTCCGCGATGTGGTAGACATGGTCGACGCAGGCTTCCAGGGCGACGCCGCCAGCGAAGAAAACTCAGGCCTTGACGAAACACTCAAAGACGATAAAATCACAGTGCCCGACGAGATCCTCGGAAGCGACGAGGAACTCGCAAAGGCAGTCGACATGCTCAGCGAGATCGACGAACGCGAGGCCAGGATACTGACCCTCCGTTTCGGCATCGGCGGCCAGGAACCGCTAACGCTCAAAGAGATCGGCAAGGTGCTCGGCCTGACACGCGAACGCGTACGCCAGATTCAGGCCAGCGGCCTCGCAAAGCTCAACGAGCTGATGTCGCAGTAA
- a CDS encoding DUF2892 domain-containing protein yields MIAETESARSRVEAHTADYINERIRQDTEAKICYYSRRLDQIEDRINQLDQEWDIERTLQTNAAAVSMFGIIMGTTRSRKWYLLPAVVAGFLLQHAVQGWCPPLEMFRRLGFRTSQEIYREKNALKALRGDYNDINSNAEMSQDEKAQQALHATEI; encoded by the coding sequence ATGATTGCTGAAACCGAATCTGCGCGATCCCGCGTCGAGGCTCACACAGCCGATTACATAAACGAAAGGATCCGGCAGGACACCGAAGCAAAGATCTGCTACTACTCCCGAAGACTCGACCAGATCGAGGACCGCATCAACCAGCTCGATCAGGAATGGGACATAGAACGCACACTTCAAACCAACGCAGCCGCTGTCTCAATGTTCGGCATTATCATGGGCACCACCCGCAGTAGAAAATGGTATCTGCTCCCCGCCGTAGTCGCAGGCTTCCTCCTACAGCATGCCGTCCAGGGCTGGTGTCCACCGCTCGAAATGTTCCGCAGACTGGGCTTTAGAACCTCCCAGGAGATCTACCGCGAAAAGAACGCCCTTAAGGCCCTCCGAGGCGACTACAACGACATAAACTCAAACGCCGAAATGAGCCAGGACGAAAAAGCCCAACAGGCCCTGCACGCAACCGAGATTTAA
- a CDS encoding DUF883 family protein produces MATERTKEINREVEQLKNDIRKLRSDLTEMLGSVGGYSQEKVMRSRNKLKEAMADLEGRTKERFDHAQKAVREHGDEALNTSRKYIEKKPLASVLISFAVGIVVAGILGRRSS; encoded by the coding sequence ATGGCAACCGAAAGAACAAAAGAGATCAATCGCGAAGTGGAACAACTCAAAAATGACATACGCAAACTAAGATCCGACCTGACAGAGATGCTCGGCTCAGTCGGAGGCTACAGCCAGGAGAAAGTCATGCGAAGCCGAAACAAGCTCAAGGAAGCGATGGCCGACCTCGAAGGACGTACAAAGGAACGCTTTGACCATGCTCAAAAAGCAGTCCGCGAACACGGCGACGAGGCCCTCAACACCTCCCGAAAATACATCGAGAAGAAACCGCTCGCTTCCGTACTCATATCCTTCGCGGTAGGCATCGTTGTCGCAGGTATCCTCGGGCGGAGATCCTCATGA
- a CDS encoding DUF1328 domain-containing protein: MGLLGWALTFLIVAIIAAVFGFSGIAAASAGIAKILFFIFLALFVVLLIMNLLGRT; the protein is encoded by the coding sequence ATGGGACTTTTAGGATGGGCACTGACATTTCTTATTGTTGCAATAATCGCAGCGGTGTTCGGCTTCTCGGGCATCGCCGCAGCCAGCGCAGGCATAGCGAAAATTCTATTTTTCATCTTTCTGGCACTATTCGTCGTTCTGCTCATTATGAATTTGTTGGGCAGGACTTAA
- a CDS encoding entericidin A/B family lipoprotein: MKKSVTILLAFLLALTALAPMGCETIQGAGEDIENAGEELDEEF; encoded by the coding sequence ATGAAGAAATCTGTAACGATTCTATTGGCCTTCCTGCTTGCATTGACAGCACTGGCACCGATGGGTTGCGAAACTATACAAGGAGCAGGCGAAGACATCGAAAATGCAGGCGAGGAGCTAGACGAAGAATTCTAG
- a CDS encoding Ig-like domain-containing protein: protein MKKVLLCVVLVCLVSSLSFAVLPDNLSIDVADVDGDGDSDVLVLTKRSLRADDYKVFTWDPATGYTQVSAPEVRTYRGYVQDDPDIRVNASIEPGGILQANLTVGRNAIKRIENVSVDVSGPEGTADPGSGNVVVSRTVDRVSPTPRGYVIPKYTMRQMHVGMDIANDYYEASNNSVAQAIARAEQRVNDADHFYARDMGMAWEIQECVVRVGGDPDNWKTWWWSGTSAYINTKVKFKAPGGGGSSGVVFDASNLNHQHSCTVGSMAQYAKSLGHEVAHGYGAGHYSSISDTMGGSRSCLGTGTVQRMIDHSNVAQEAAAPAIVYSEDLVPYAMEDGAVTVKDQPVEVDLLENDYDGNGDDISLECVDAVTSSGGSVEVVEDGVIRYTPAEGFVGSDEFSYHVSDSGGLTNRTGYVQIYVRPAGVATHILLDETDGYVAHDVGPFAAHGSLTGGLSFADSTGGVIGNALESFASGSSGARADFAGTGDPMDGDLSVSLWAKYTQVPTANGVLACKGGAVIPGRFNNPRGGWFIGHTASGFKFAGNMQRDLWQNGEKFDRTSSSGIATDKWYHLAMVIDRDSGTIRAWVNDREVTGSEWGADVPDGIIDCRWPLVLFDAQSQQTQGTDTPVIIDDVRIYHEALSGADVTALYNSADDDIPAGSPDPANLSNSFTGDRLSWIGGRPSGYIFDVYLGDSEAAVEGADASSPEYLGWTTYNYWNVDLEPGREYFWRVDERNAGAMVTGRVWRFRTKELGASYSLDFGTSSSAVEEGFSRVLFGDPTYVNWGRFELTSSTGSAGTSTNGGNGDLLHDYVKASGGGVSLTLTFSGVMTGDYTLKFYQWLQDIYAVPEEAWLQEQGSSTHLLDFARDGKSTTPRTGNVHLEASKTYEFVILEKNNRNAAYIAGFELIKANEPPAFASDPLAKSAAGEGITYAGQLSNDVTDPDISDVTVFRKVSGPGWLNISEDGEMSGVPSAGDIGYNSFTVKAADMVGAYDQATLQIEVIDMYTGSLGFADFAGFAVQWLSSGCADYCGGADLNGDGQVNMADLEAMGVGWLVAD from the coding sequence ATGAAAAAGGTCTTGTTGTGTGTTGTGTTAGTGTGTCTGGTTTCAAGCCTTAGTTTTGCCGTGCTTCCGGATAATCTGAGTATAGATGTTGCGGACGTTGACGGCGATGGGGACTCTGATGTGCTGGTTTTGACGAAGCGGTCACTGCGGGCGGATGATTACAAGGTGTTTACGTGGGATCCGGCGACGGGCTATACGCAGGTATCGGCACCGGAGGTGAGGACCTACCGCGGCTATGTTCAGGATGATCCGGATATTCGGGTGAATGCTTCGATCGAGCCGGGGGGTATTCTGCAGGCGAACCTTACGGTAGGGCGCAATGCCATCAAGCGAATAGAGAATGTGAGTGTGGATGTTTCCGGGCCCGAGGGTACGGCGGATCCAGGGTCGGGGAATGTTGTGGTTTCAAGGACAGTGGATCGAGTTTCGCCAACGCCTCGGGGATACGTGATACCGAAGTATACCATGCGTCAGATGCATGTGGGGATGGATATTGCGAATGATTATTATGAGGCTTCGAACAACAGTGTTGCCCAGGCGATAGCTCGTGCTGAGCAGCGGGTGAATGATGCAGATCATTTTTATGCCCGTGATATGGGTATGGCGTGGGAGATACAGGAGTGCGTGGTGCGTGTGGGAGGCGATCCGGACAACTGGAAGACCTGGTGGTGGAGCGGGACTTCGGCTTACATAAATACCAAGGTCAAATTCAAGGCGCCGGGCGGCGGTGGATCCAGCGGTGTGGTTTTTGATGCGTCGAACTTGAACCATCAGCATTCGTGTACGGTCGGGAGCATGGCTCAGTATGCGAAGTCGCTGGGACACGAGGTTGCACACGGATATGGTGCGGGACACTACAGTTCGATCAGCGATACGATGGGCGGGTCAAGGTCATGCCTTGGAACAGGTACCGTTCAGCGGATGATCGATCACAGTAATGTCGCTCAGGAGGCTGCGGCGCCGGCTATCGTTTATAGTGAGGATCTGGTGCCATATGCGATGGAAGACGGGGCGGTCACTGTTAAGGATCAGCCCGTTGAGGTCGATCTGCTCGAAAATGATTATGACGGCAACGGGGATGACATCTCGCTCGAGTGTGTTGATGCCGTGACGTCGAGTGGCGGCAGTGTCGAGGTCGTTGAGGACGGTGTTATTCGATATACGCCTGCGGAAGGATTTGTGGGCTCGGATGAGTTCTCTTATCATGTCTCCGATAGCGGAGGGCTGACTAACAGGACTGGATATGTGCAGATATACGTCAGGCCTGCTGGTGTCGCGACGCACATTCTTCTGGATGAGACGGATGGGTATGTCGCTCACGATGTGGGGCCTTTTGCAGCACATGGCAGTTTGACTGGCGGCCTGTCTTTTGCTGATTCTACCGGCGGAGTGATCGGGAATGCGTTGGAGAGTTTTGCGAGCGGATCGAGCGGGGCCAGGGCAGATTTTGCCGGGACGGGTGATCCGATGGACGGTGATCTGAGTGTTTCGCTATGGGCGAAGTATACGCAGGTGCCGACAGCCAACGGTGTGCTTGCTTGTAAAGGCGGCGCGGTAATACCGGGGCGGTTCAATAATCCGAGGGGCGGCTGGTTTATTGGTCACACTGCTTCGGGATTCAAGTTTGCCGGTAATATGCAGCGGGACCTGTGGCAGAATGGGGAGAAATTCGACAGAACGTCAAGCAGCGGCATCGCGACTGATAAGTGGTATCATCTTGCGATGGTGATAGACAGGGACAGCGGTACGATACGTGCATGGGTTAACGATCGAGAGGTGACCGGTTCGGAGTGGGGTGCTGATGTGCCGGACGGTATAATCGATTGCCGGTGGCCGTTGGTGCTTTTCGATGCTCAGAGTCAGCAGACCCAGGGGACAGATACGCCTGTGATCATTGACGACGTGCGGATATATCATGAGGCTCTGTCCGGGGCTGACGTTACTGCTTTGTATAATTCGGCCGACGACGACATACCGGCTGGGTCTCCTGATCCCGCGAATCTCTCGAATAGTTTTACCGGAGATCGGCTTTCGTGGATAGGCGGCAGGCCGTCGGGTTATATTTTTGATGTTTATCTTGGTGATAGTGAGGCTGCTGTTGAAGGGGCGGACGCGAGCTCGCCTGAGTATCTGGGTTGGACAACTTATAACTATTGGAACGTGGATCTTGAGCCTGGCAGGGAATACTTCTGGCGGGTTGATGAGAGAAACGCCGGGGCGATGGTTACGGGGCGAGTCTGGAGGTTCCGTACAAAAGAGCTGGGTGCCAGTTATAGTCTGGATTTCGGTACGAGCAGTTCAGCGGTTGAAGAAGGGTTTAGCCGTGTGCTGTTTGGGGATCCGACATATGTGAACTGGGGACGATTCGAGCTTACTTCGAGCACGGGGTCGGCTGGAACATCCACGAACGGAGGCAATGGTGATCTGCTGCACGACTATGTCAAGGCGTCCGGAGGCGGGGTTTCGCTTACATTGACGTTCAGTGGGGTTATGACGGGTGATTATACTTTGAAATTCTATCAGTGGCTGCAGGATATTTATGCCGTACCCGAAGAGGCGTGGCTTCAGGAGCAGGGTTCAAGTACGCATTTGCTGGATTTCGCGAGGGATGGAAAAAGTACGACTCCGCGAACGGGCAATGTGCATCTGGAAGCGAGCAAGACTTATGAATTTGTGATACTTGAGAAGAACAACCGAAACGCTGCTTATATTGCGGGTTTTGAGCTTATCAAGGCGAATGAGCCGCCGGCGTTTGCTAGTGATCCGTTGGCGAAATCCGCGGCGGGCGAGGGTATTACATATGCCGGCCAGCTCAGCAACGACGTGACCGATCCGGACATCTCGGATGTGACGGTATTCAGAAAGGTCAGCGGACCGGGATGGCTGAACATCTCAGAGGATGGTGAGATGTCGGGTGTGCCGTCGGCTGGTGATATAGGATACAACAGCTTCACTGTGAAGGCTGCTGATATGGTCGGTGCTTATGATCAGGCTACGCTTCAGATCGAGGTGATCGATATGTACACAGGCAGTCTGGGCTTTGCCGACTTTGCGGGTTTCGCAGTGCAGTGGTTGAGTTCCGGCTGTGCGGATTATTGCGGCGGGGCGGATCTAAACGGTGATGGTCAGGTTAATATGGCTGATCTGGAGGCCATGGGGGTTGGATGGCTTGTGGCTGATTGA
- a CDS encoding cupin domain-containing protein yields MNTNVLKDIPYADDKMGKRKVVDTDDILIMQIALKPGQAVPDHNANSNVHLLIIEGTITANLDGTENTLEKGSLTPVAYKTPMQIKNKTDTPATFLVLKTPNPAKMS; encoded by the coding sequence ATGAATACGAATGTATTGAAAGACATCCCATACGCTGACGACAAAATGGGCAAGCGCAAAGTCGTCGACACCGATGACATCCTCATAATGCAGATCGCCCTCAAGCCAGGCCAGGCCGTCCCGGACCACAACGCAAACTCCAACGTCCACCTGCTCATTATCGAGGGCACGATCACCGCAAACCTCGATGGTACCGAAAACACCCTCGAAAAAGGCTCCCTCACCCCCGTCGCCTACAAAACACCCATGCAGATCAAAAACAAAACGGACACACCAGCAACTTTCCTCGTCCTAAAAACCCCCAACCCCGCAAAGATGTCCTGA
- the hcp gene encoding hydroxylamine reductase, whose translation MFCYQCEQTAKGSGCTAHGVCGKGPEVASLQDLTVHALKEISRYAHAARQLGVTDDETNVFTIKACFSTLTNVNFDAVDFQRLLQKATEIRQKIGNLYEDACRKQGKQPEDLNLHIDWWKSVNDLNALVDLGESVTIENRLKEYGDDVTGLQELIVYGLKGLSAYADHAQILGQQDDAVYAFVHEAFDYVSREPQDVEQLTAMALKTGAINLRAMELLDAGNTKTYGNPEPTQCRVTPVKGKAIVVSGHDLKDLHELLKQTEGKGINVYTHGEMLPCNAYPELKKFDHLVGNYGGAWQDQRKEFDEFPGAILMTTNCLQKPKDSYKDRIFTSGLVGWPDVQHIDDYDFTPVIEAALAQPGFTEDAPEKRIPIGFAHNTVMSVAENVVDLVKAGKIKHFFLIGGCDGAKPGRNYYTEFAEKVPDDCVILTLACGKYRFNKMEFGDIEGIPRILDCGQCNDAYSAIQIAVALSKAFDCGVNDLPLSMILSWYEQKAVAILLTLLHLGIKDMKLGPSLPAFVGPNVLNVLVEQFGLAPVATVEDDLAECLS comes from the coding sequence ATGTTTTGCTACCAATGTGAACAGACAGCCAAAGGTTCTGGTTGTACCGCTCACGGCGTTTGCGGCAAGGGCCCGGAAGTGGCATCGCTTCAGGACCTAACCGTGCACGCACTTAAGGAAATATCCCGCTACGCACATGCAGCGCGGCAGTTGGGCGTAACCGACGACGAGACGAACGTATTCACCATCAAAGCCTGCTTCAGCACGCTGACAAACGTCAACTTCGACGCCGTCGATTTCCAGCGTCTGCTTCAGAAGGCGACCGAGATCCGTCAGAAGATCGGCAATCTGTACGAAGATGCATGCCGCAAACAGGGCAAACAGCCCGAGGATCTCAACCTGCACATCGACTGGTGGAAGTCGGTCAACGATCTCAACGCACTCGTCGATCTCGGCGAATCCGTCACCATCGAGAACCGTCTCAAAGAATACGGCGATGATGTCACCGGCCTGCAGGAACTGATCGTCTACGGCCTCAAGGGCCTCTCCGCCTACGCGGACCACGCACAGATCCTCGGCCAGCAGGACGACGCAGTCTACGCATTCGTCCACGAAGCGTTCGACTACGTCAGCCGTGAACCCCAGGACGTCGAACAGCTCACCGCCATGGCACTCAAGACAGGTGCAATAAATCTGCGTGCGATGGAACTGCTCGACGCCGGCAACACCAAAACCTACGGCAATCCCGAGCCCACTCAATGCCGTGTAACCCCGGTAAAGGGCAAGGCTATCGTCGTCTCAGGACATGACCTCAAGGACCTGCACGAGCTTCTAAAGCAGACCGAGGGCAAGGGAATTAACGTCTACACCCACGGCGAAATGCTCCCCTGCAACGCCTATCCAGAGCTCAAGAAGTTCGACCACCTCGTAGGCAATTACGGCGGTGCATGGCAGGATCAGCGTAAGGAATTCGACGAGTTCCCCGGCGCAATACTCATGACCACCAACTGCTTGCAGAAGCCCAAGGACAGCTACAAGGACCGCATCTTTACTTCGGGGCTGGTCGGCTGGCCGGATGTCCAGCATATTGACGATTACGACTTTACACCCGTCATCGAAGCCGCACTCGCTCAGCCCGGCTTTACCGAGGACGCACCCGAAAAACGCATCCCCATCGGATTCGCACACAACACCGTAATGAGCGTCGCCGAAAATGTCGTCGACCTAGTCAAGGCAGGCAAGATCAAGCACTTCTTCCTGATCGGCGGCTGCGACGGCGCAAAACCCGGACGCAACTACTACACCGAGTTCGCAGAAAAGGTACCCGACGACTGCGTGATCCTCACCCTGGCATGCGGCAAGTACCGGTTCAACAAAATGGAATTCGGCGATATCGAAGGCATCCCGCGCATCCTCGACTGCGGCCAGTGTAATGATGCATACTCCGCGATCCAGATCGCGGTAGCGCTGTCCAAAGCATTCGACTGCGGAGTCAACGACCTGCCGCTTTCGATGATCCTGAGCTGGTACGAACAAAAGGCCGTCGCGATCCTGCTGACCCTGCTCCACCTGGGTATCAAGGATATGAAGCTCGGCCCGTCTCTGCCCGCATTCGTGGGCCCGAACGTTCTAAACGTACTCGTCGAGCAATTCGGACTTGCTCCGGTTGCGACTGTCGAGGACGATCTGGCTGAATGCCTCAGCTAA
- a CDS encoding HD domain-containing protein, translated as MNLPAQVQQKMQTYFGSDQRRISHALQVLQIAEQIAVAEKTNLQLVKIAAILHDIGIHNSQRRYNSTAGRYQQIEGPPVARKIMTELDIDNETIEHVCDIIANHHSGGMNTMEFNCIWDADRIVNFAEEYPAHANLTETDYFDQILRTQTGKRIARANYTGIIKS; from the coding sequence GTGAATCTGCCAGCGCAAGTACAACAGAAAATGCAGACATACTTCGGCTCCGACCAGCGTCGCATCAGCCACGCCTTGCAGGTGCTGCAAATCGCCGAACAGATCGCCGTCGCGGAAAAGACAAATCTGCAGCTTGTAAAAATTGCGGCAATCCTGCACGACATAGGTATACACAACTCCCAACGCCGTTACAATAGTACTGCAGGACGGTACCAGCAGATCGAAGGACCGCCCGTAGCTCGAAAGATCATGACCGAACTCGACATTGACAACGAAACGATCGAGCACGTTTGCGATATCATCGCGAACCATCATTCAGGGGGCATGAATACGATGGAATTCAATTGCATCTGGGACGCGGACAGGATAGTCAACTTCGCCGAGGAATATCCCGCGCATGCAAATCTGACCGAAACAGATTACTTCGACCAGATACTCAGAACTCAAACGGGCAAGCGTATTGCCCGCGCGAACTATACAGGAATTATTAAAAGCTAA
- a CDS encoding RrF2 family transcriptional regulator, with amino-acid sequence MDVIRRDTDYALRAMAMLAQLESGKAVSTKQISTEQQIPSALAAKLMQKLQAAGLVKSKMGPKGGFSLSKHPQKISIADVVLAIQGPVSINKCLTGSFQCPINAKCPLHKKLGKLQSQMDQYLTETTLADVAAPEDN; translated from the coding sequence ATGGACGTCATCAGAAGAGACACAGACTACGCACTGCGGGCGATGGCGATGCTCGCACAGCTTGAAAGCGGAAAGGCTGTATCTACTAAACAGATCAGCACTGAACAGCAGATACCTTCCGCACTGGCAGCAAAACTGATGCAAAAGCTACAGGCCGCAGGACTCGTCAAGAGCAAAATGGGGCCCAAAGGAGGCTTCAGCCTCAGCAAGCACCCTCAAAAGATAAGCATCGCTGACGTCGTACTTGCCATTCAGGGGCCGGTAAGCATAAACAAATGCCTGACCGGAAGTTTTCAATGCCCGATCAACGCAAAGTGCCCGCTGCACAAAAAACTGGGTAAACTTCAGTCCCAGATGGATCAATACCTCACCGAAACCACACTCGCCGATGTCGCTGCTCCGGAGGACAACTGA
- a CDS encoding carbohydrate porin: MKLSTNKFLDLVVVAVCLSIVTGAYAVEDGFGETHAQEVLSESAGPELNLFERPGLEFDVGVTQIYQRNVRGGLSTNSGRGEYSGSFDVELAGDLEELFGFEGWRFYMLNEGSWTDSEGIDAWSVGSWFGVNGDAAGDRAWDVTELWFEKDISDELVLRLGKIDLTGGFECKGCPVSFDGNAYANDETSQFLNNALVNNPTIPFPDNGLGAVLHYYGGGMWYWSIGIADAQADARETGFSTTFHEEDYYFLIAEAGLVGHTHSANGDLLGAARFGLWYDPQDKERFDDGETHRDDRGFYISADQKVYNESHDQSQGLGVFGRYGYASGEVNEVTNFVSFGMAYTGLFEGRDTDRLGVGFASGTFSDDDAQFTDDYERVIEAYYSIDVADWISVSPSVQYVANPGGNDVASDAVVVGLRTQMVF; the protein is encoded by the coding sequence GTGAAGTTAAGCACAAACAAGTTTTTGGATTTAGTCGTGGTCGCAGTTTGCCTGTCGATCGTAACGGGGGCGTATGCAGTTGAGGATGGCTTCGGAGAGACACATGCCCAAGAGGTACTCAGTGAGTCTGCCGGCCCGGAATTGAATCTCTTTGAAAGGCCGGGGCTGGAGTTTGATGTGGGCGTCACGCAGATATATCAGCGGAACGTGCGGGGCGGACTGAGTACGAACAGCGGCAGGGGCGAGTATTCGGGCAGTTTTGATGTTGAGCTGGCTGGTGATCTTGAGGAGCTTTTTGGATTTGAGGGCTGGCGGTTCTACATGCTCAACGAGGGAAGCTGGACGGACAGCGAAGGGATCGACGCATGGTCGGTCGGAAGCTGGTTCGGCGTGAATGGTGACGCCGCGGGTGACCGAGCCTGGGATGTCACGGAGCTGTGGTTCGAAAAAGACATCAGTGACGAGCTGGTATTGAGGTTGGGTAAAATCGATCTGACGGGCGGTTTCGAGTGCAAGGGTTGTCCGGTTTCCTTTGACGGCAATGCCTATGCTAACGATGAGACTTCACAGTTTCTAAATAACGCGCTGGTCAATAATCCGACGATACCGTTTCCGGATAACGGGCTCGGAGCTGTGCTGCATTACTACGGCGGGGGCATGTGGTACTGGAGCATTGGTATAGCTGATGCACAGGCGGATGCACGCGAGACGGGTTTTTCGACGACGTTCCACGAAGAGGACTATTATTTCCTGATCGCCGAAGCGGGTCTGGTCGGTCATACACATTCCGCGAACGGCGATCTGCTGGGCGCTGCAAGGTTCGGGCTTTGGTACGATCCGCAGGATAAGGAGCGGTTCGACGACGGTGAGACGCACCGGGATGATCGCGGTTTCTATATCAGTGCGGACCAGAAGGTTTACAATGAAAGTCACGATCAGAGCCAGGGGTTGGGTGTGTTCGGCAGGTATGGTTATGCCAGCGGAGAGGTCAACGAGGTTACAAATTTCGTGAGTTTCGGTATGGCGTATACCGGGCTGTTCGAGGGGCGTGACACGGATCGGCTGGGTGTTGGGTTTGCCAGCGGGACGTTCAGCGACGATGACGCGCAGTTTACGGACGACTATGAGCGTGTGATCGAAGCATACTACAGCATAGACGTTGCGGACTGGATCAGTGTCAGTCCGAGCGTGCAGTATGTCGCGAATCCAGGCGGAAATGATGTTGCAAGCGATGCGGTTGTTGTAGGACTGAGGACGCAAATGGTGTTCTAA